From a single Pasteurella atlantica genomic region:
- a CDS encoding Slam-dependent surface lipoprotein, translated as MKKSLLATVVLSSLFAVSTASAVVTSDLSDKTKGLELGASPEHNGLFHKDKAGYPGIKVTAVKDKITSFKSLSGVAKRVQWMKTFGGVDRNDVVVLKMNNMPDWVPGFHNKLGNYAFKQVGSQELYFGEWVAKNANPKTDRVVYYAGNEKTQTMPTSGQAVYSVQGINQNNDLNKALLKGEFTADFEEGLLDGTITKKGLTIEVSADIYDDASFDGDATANGSVDGSAKGHFFGKDASALAGYTKFEGNNQYDTAFGGTKK; from the coding sequence ATGAAGAAATCACTTTTAGCAACTGTTGTATTAAGTTCATTATTTGCTGTTAGCACTGCCAGTGCTGTTGTGACTTCCGATCTTTCAGATAAGACCAAAGGTTTAGAGCTTGGAGCCTCTCCAGAGCATAATGGTTTATTTCATAAAGATAAAGCAGGCTATCCAGGTATTAAAGTTACTGCAGTAAAAGATAAAATTACAAGTTTTAAATCTTTATCTGGTGTGGCCAAAAGAGTGCAATGGATGAAAACTTTTGGTGGTGTGGATCGTAATGATGTAGTTGTTCTTAAAATGAATAATATGCCAGATTGGGTACCAGGATTTCATAATAAATTAGGAAATTATGCTTTTAAACAGGTTGGCTCTCAAGAACTTTACTTTGGTGAGTGGGTGGCAAAAAATGCAAATCCTAAAACTGATCGTGTCGTTTATTACGCAGGTAATGAAAAAACACAAACAATGCCAACCAGTGGTCAAGCAGTGTATTCTGTACAAGGTATTAACCAAAATAATGACTTAAATAAAGCATTATTAAAAGGTGAATTTACCGCTGATTTTGAAGAGGGTCTACTTGATGGAACTATTACAAAAAAAGGCTTAACTATTGAGGTATCAGCAGATATTTATGATGATGCAAGTTTTGATGGTGACGCAACAGCAAATGGTTCAGTAGATGGTTCAGCTAAAGGTCATTTCTTTGGAAAAGATGCTTCAGCTCTAGCAGGTTATACGAAATTTGAAGGTAATAACCAATATGATACGGCTTTTGGTGGTACTAAAAAATAA
- a CDS encoding surface lipoprotein assembly modifier, translated as MRKYYWVPFLGAMFIPQAIAQQYQDNSHNQESIQLLQQYQQKVQQQQQEYQQRKNETSQNEITLSGKKFEVENNVNAVGQALYISLNQELWDYAEKFLAQYLQFADHKPPLVLFAKGLLARKQGSLEQAELYYQELLKLDPQFLRGQLDLARILFENHKNNESTSLFEKITQLELPQNLYQTIGGYQQALSKRESWQGGLSIGYQYNQNINQSSQKEECLLSLNNQCIEKQSSPKSINAQGWHYDANIRKQTSFVANHGLAFSLNSYGQFYPHYRNYNENTVKTSLGYHFQNAKTELTIAPMFEYNVLQNHRNYHAWGGRINFSQNLSPRHHLNLQFEQKKFYYNSEQHSLENAYLSTLSGTWYYLLSPKTTLFSGLDFAYRHTLQKEKNYQMAGLRLGFNHQFDFGLNTTFLALLKHYRYEKDYGVIFKARRENLQTYLAIFKMPKWNFKGIVPSLLIKHSRNKANNDTIFSYKQSEVQVNFEWQF; from the coding sequence ATGAGAAAATATTATTGGGTGCCTTTTTTAGGTGCGATGTTTATACCACAAGCAATTGCACAGCAATATCAAGACAACTCGCATAATCAAGAGAGTATTCAGCTATTACAACAGTACCAACAAAAAGTGCAACAGCAACAACAAGAGTATCAACAGCGTAAAAATGAAACGTCACAAAATGAAATTACTCTCAGCGGTAAAAAGTTTGAGGTAGAAAATAATGTAAATGCTGTTGGACAGGCGTTGTATATTTCGCTAAACCAAGAGTTATGGGATTATGCGGAGAAATTTTTAGCTCAATATCTACAATTTGCCGATCATAAACCACCGCTTGTTTTATTTGCAAAAGGATTGTTAGCAAGGAAGCAAGGAAGTCTTGAACAAGCCGAGCTTTATTATCAGGAACTATTAAAACTGGATCCACAATTTTTACGTGGGCAGTTAGATCTTGCGAGAATTTTATTTGAAAATCATAAAAATAATGAATCGACATCGCTATTTGAAAAAATTACCCAATTAGAATTACCTCAAAATCTATATCAAACCATTGGTGGCTATCAGCAAGCTTTATCCAAACGGGAAAGTTGGCAAGGCGGATTGAGTATCGGTTATCAATATAATCAAAATATCAATCAATCATCACAAAAAGAAGAATGTTTACTTTCTTTGAATAATCAATGTATTGAAAAACAATCTTCTCCAAAGTCAATTAATGCTCAAGGTTGGCATTATGATGCAAATATTCGTAAACAAACTTCATTTGTTGCAAATCACGGTCTAGCATTTTCATTGAATAGTTATGGTCAATTTTATCCTCACTATCGAAACTATAATGAAAATACCGTTAAAACGTCTTTAGGTTATCACTTCCAAAATGCGAAAACAGAATTAACCATTGCACCTATGTTTGAATATAATGTGTTGCAAAATCATCGTAATTATCACGCTTGGGGCGGACGTATTAATTTTTCACAAAATTTGTCACCTCGTCATCATTTAAACTTACAATTTGAACAGAAGAAATTCTATTATAATAGTGAACAACACTCTCTTGAAAATGCTTATTTAAGCACTTTATCTGGAACTTGGTATTATTTACTTAGCCCAAAAACAACCTTATTTAGTGGTTTAGATTTTGCATATCGTCACACGCTACAAAAAGAGAAAAATTATCAAATGGCAGGGCTACGCTTAGGTTTTAATCATCAATTTGATTTTGGATTAAACACCACTTTTTTAGCCTTACTTAAACATTATCGTTATGAGAAAGATTATGGCGTGATATTTAAGGCAAGAAGAGAAAATTTACAAACTTATTTAGCTATATTTAAAATGCCAAAATGGAATTTTAAAGGCATTGTACCGAGTTTATTGATTAAACATAGTCGCAATAAAGCAAATAATGACACGATATTTTCTTATAAACAAAGTGAAGTGCAAGTAAATTTTGAATGGCAGTTTTAG
- a CDS encoding glycerate kinase: MKIIIAPDSFKESLTALEVANAIEEGFAKIYPNAEFIKIPMADGGEGTVRSLVDATNGSIIETEVTAPLGNKITAFFGLSGDRKTAFIEMSAASGLHLVPPEKRNPLKTTSFGTGELISSALEYGVEKIILGIGGSATNDGGVGMLQALGGKFLDRSNQPIGFGGEALKEIAQIDLSALNPRLNSLLNSVQFEVACDVNNPLCGENGASAIFGPQKGATPEMVQQLDEALAHFANIVQQQLQLEIKEKAGCGAAGGMGGGLLLLPNVTLKSGVDIVIEATSLAQFIEQADLVITGEGRMDAQSIAGKTPIGVAKVAKQFNKPVIAIVGCLQEDYEVVYQYGIDCVFPIIRNLGSLEETLQQGKANLISTAQNIARLCRVV; this comes from the coding sequence ATGAAAATTATTATAGCCCCTGATTCATTTAAAGAAAGCTTAACCGCCTTAGAAGTGGCAAATGCGATTGAGGAAGGATTTGCAAAAATTTATCCCAATGCTGAATTTATCAAAATTCCGATGGCAGACGGTGGCGAAGGCACGGTGCGATCCTTAGTTGATGCGACAAATGGCTCAATTATAGAAACCGAAGTTACTGCCCCATTAGGGAATAAAATAACCGCTTTCTTTGGGCTATCAGGGGATCGTAAAACGGCATTTATTGAGATGTCCGCCGCCTCTGGTTTACACCTTGTTCCGCCTGAAAAACGTAATCCCCTTAAAACCACTTCTTTTGGCACAGGGGAATTGATTAGTTCAGCGTTAGAGTATGGCGTAGAAAAAATCATTCTTGGGATTGGCGGAAGTGCGACGAATGACGGCGGTGTTGGAATGTTGCAAGCCTTAGGTGGAAAATTTTTAGATCGCTCAAATCAGCCGATTGGTTTTGGTGGCGAAGCCTTAAAAGAGATTGCTCAGATTGATTTATCGGCGTTAAATCCACGTTTAAACTCTCTTTTAAATAGTGTTCAATTTGAAGTAGCTTGTGATGTGAATAATCCTTTATGTGGCGAGAATGGAGCGAGTGCTATTTTTGGACCTCAAAAAGGGGCAACACCTGAAATGGTTCAGCAATTAGATGAAGCGTTAGCACATTTTGCAAATATTGTTCAGCAACAGCTTCAACTTGAAATTAAAGAGAAAGCAGGTTGCGGTGCAGCGGGCGGAATGGGCGGCGGTTTATTATTGTTGCCTAACGTAACCCTAAAATCAGGTGTGGATATCGTGATTGAAGCCACGTCACTGGCTCAATTTATCGAGCAAGCAGACCTAGTGATTACAGGCGAAGGCAGAATGGACGCTCAAAGTATTGCAGGCAAAACGCCGATTGGTGTCGCAAAGGTGGCGAAACAATTTAATAAACCTGTGATTGCGATTGTGGGCTGTTTACAAGAGGATTATGAAGTAGTATATCAATATGGCATTGATTGCGTCTTTCCGATTATTCGTAATCTAGGCTCTCTTGAAGAAACCTTGCAACAAGGTAAAGCAAATCTAATCTCAACGGCACAGAATATTGCAAGGTTGTGTCGGGTTGTATAA
- a CDS encoding universal stress protein, producing the protein MYNKILIVIDLGDIEKASEMVKTAQDLTAHNPNAIYRVATVIEPFDGSFISSFLPQGFDKSVISEANKMLHEFTKQHFPKGAKVQHIVAHGTIHEEVNRIAHDKSIDLIIMLAKKKRTSKGLSSDTVKVARYSEKPMLLLR; encoded by the coding sequence ATGTATAATAAAATTTTAATTGTTATTGATCTTGGCGATATAGAAAAAGCGTCAGAAATGGTAAAAACTGCACAAGATCTCACCGCTCATAACCCAAATGCTATTTATCGAGTGGCAACCGTGATAGAACCATTTGATGGAAGTTTTATCTCTTCTTTTTTACCACAAGGTTTTGATAAATCAGTGATCTCAGAAGCGAATAAAATGCTACACGAGTTTACAAAACAACATTTTCCGAAAGGAGCAAAAGTGCAACATATTGTTGCTCACGGCACAATTCACGAAGAAGTTAATCGAATTGCTCACGATAAAAGTATTGATTTAATCATTATGTTAGCTAAGAAAAAAAGAACCTCTAAAGGATTAAGCTCTGATACTGTAAAAGTGGCACGTTATAGTGAAAAACCGATGTTGTTATTGCGGTAA
- a CDS encoding PTS fructose transporter subunit IIABC produces the protein MITQLINEKLICLDLKATTKDEVFRELTEILNSQGKLKNPEQFLRDVYAREQIGNTGFENGIAMPHAKSSAITEPAVVVGISRSGINYDAEDGELSKLFFMIASPDDGADHHIQVLAELSSKLIEDGFVEALFNAKTNSEALALLLSEKKSITTTSANKGFLIGVTGCPTGIAHTYLAAESLEKAAAEMGYSIKVETNGSIGVRNSPTKEEIEQATAILVCCDKQVDMARFNGKKVIQTGVKAPINNAKQVIEQGLQAPIFVADSKETNQQANIKSNRSTLYRYLMNGVSHMIPFVVTGGLMIALSLALGGEPTPKGMQIPDGSLWNHVFNVGVVAFTLMIPILAGYIAYAIGDRAALAPGFIGGWIANNGSFYGASAGTGFIGAIIAGLLVGYFVRFIVQQNYSKMVAPLVPIMIAPILGSVFIATLFIFVIGAPIADLMQWLNAVLTEMSTGNVILLGIVLGGMAGFDMGGPVNKVAFLFSVGMIANGQTQFMGAMAAAIPVAPLGMFLATVMGRKLNLFEESEIEAGKASGAMGLVGISEGAIPFAAQDPLSVIPANVIGSMVAAVLAFSFGITNSVAHGGPIVALLGAMNKPVLALLCMLSGAVVTAIVCIALKKVRQAKMATA, from the coding sequence ATGATTACTCAACTCATTAACGAAAAGCTGATTTGCTTGGATCTAAAAGCAACCACAAAAGACGAGGTATTCCGTGAATTAACGGAAATACTCAATTCACAAGGAAAACTAAAAAATCCTGAACAATTTTTAAGAGATGTTTATGCACGTGAACAGATTGGTAATACAGGATTTGAAAACGGTATTGCCATGCCACACGCTAAAAGCTCAGCCATTACTGAGCCTGCTGTCGTAGTAGGGATTAGCCGTAGTGGTATTAATTATGATGCCGAAGATGGTGAATTATCTAAATTATTTTTTATGATTGCTTCACCCGATGATGGTGCAGATCATCATATTCAAGTATTAGCAGAGCTTTCTTCTAAATTAATTGAAGACGGTTTTGTTGAAGCTCTTTTCAATGCAAAAACTAATAGTGAAGCCCTTGCATTATTACTTTCTGAGAAAAAATCTATCACAACAACATCAGCAAACAAAGGCTTTCTTATTGGGGTAACAGGTTGTCCAACGGGCATTGCACACACTTATCTTGCCGCAGAATCCCTTGAAAAAGCAGCCGCTGAAATGGGATATAGCATTAAAGTGGAAACCAATGGCTCAATTGGGGTACGAAATTCACCAACAAAAGAAGAAATCGAACAAGCCACTGCTATTTTAGTATGCTGTGATAAACAGGTGGATATGGCTCGTTTTAATGGTAAAAAAGTCATTCAAACTGGTGTAAAAGCACCAATAAACAATGCCAAACAAGTGATTGAACAAGGTTTACAAGCTCCTATTTTTGTAGCAGATAGTAAAGAAACTAACCAACAAGCTAACATAAAATCTAACCGTTCCACCTTATATCGTTATTTAATGAATGGAGTATCACATATGATTCCATTCGTAGTAACAGGCGGTTTAATGATTGCTCTTTCTCTCGCACTTGGAGGTGAACCGACACCCAAAGGTATGCAAATTCCTGACGGTAGCTTGTGGAATCACGTTTTTAATGTTGGGGTGGTTGCCTTTACTTTAATGATCCCAATCCTTGCAGGTTATATCGCTTATGCGATCGGGGATCGTGCGGCCCTTGCTCCGGGTTTCATCGGTGGTTGGATTGCCAATAATGGTTCTTTCTACGGTGCATCAGCAGGAACTGGGTTTATTGGTGCTATTATTGCGGGTTTACTTGTTGGTTACTTTGTTCGTTTTATCGTACAACAAAACTACAGTAAAATGGTTGCCCCTCTCGTGCCTATTATGATCGCCCCAATCTTAGGAAGTGTCTTTATCGCCACCCTTTTTATTTTTGTTATCGGTGCACCCATTGCGGATTTAATGCAATGGTTAAATGCTGTATTAACAGAAATGAGTACTGGAAACGTGATTTTACTGGGTATCGTACTCGGTGGAATGGCTGGTTTTGATATGGGGGGACCTGTGAATAAAGTGGCATTCCTCTTCTCTGTGGGAATGATTGCAAACGGTCAAACACAATTTATGGGTGCAATGGCAGCCGCTATTCCTGTCGCACCACTTGGAATGTTCCTTGCAACCGTAATGGGACGTAAACTAAATCTCTTTGAAGAATCTGAAATTGAAGCTGGTAAAGCATCAGGTGCAATGGGCTTAGTGGGTATTTCAGAGGGAGCGATTCCATTTGCGGCACAAGATCCATTATCTGTTATTCCAGCAAACGTCATCGGTTCAATGGTTGCAGCAGTATTAGCCTTCTCATTCGGCATTACCAATAGCGTTGCACACGGTGGACCAATCGTTGCCCTACTTGGTGCAATGAATAAACCCGTATTAGCACTACTTTGTATGCTTTCAGGTGCTGTGGTAACCGCAATTGTTTGTATCGCACTGAAAAAAGTACGTCAGGCTAAAATGGCGACAGCATAA
- a CDS encoding TonB-dependent receptor domain-containing protein produces MKKNLCLNFISTVLIVTSTSAQAVDILNNQSSTLGTITVTDKAESIDEQKKDEVYQRDITNMYADKETVERYKGAAPADLFQGFNGVYSGDARNSGAVDPNIRGIQGQGRIPVTVDGTEQAVTTWRGYNGANNRNYLDPNLISGITVEKGPSTASGNMSGIGGAVKMRTIDVDDIVKEGEKFGAELKLETSNNSVKERIPDYQWGEDYRLTGNPDIFGDFSPVTLVEPKKKGKFFKDNAVRLAVAVKEDKYDFLAAYSYRSKGNYLAGKGGYHKYEGKINDKWGRELSQIEPNLPFAASVYKPHTEIPNTSNEMKSYLLKGSLKLTDNQRIKLGYRHTDINYGEIMPSRLDFKSFVGWVPQWPLAHVKQDAVNVNYNFNPDNPYINLKAGVWYNKTISDTNTSGGNPREPAGEPDWGKDSWFIRVSNECFRGYHPNSDPHHQFDYDKECVKKIGAEAAKKNPNTNGQYSYVNAAKVNAYNTRKGFNISNKMELTDKLSVTVSGSFQQEKLTSNHLKETANPSSTWESPPRLGRRQEWDITTNFNYRPTDWLILTAGGRYNEYWSYDDYLDKLLKEDKLYKNEDGSPRYMTEGKRFNYSELFSQEDLDKYNEITEKQNEYKSMKGKNGYLVIKPKVRINGRRRKNPDFDPDIHRAYRDLGKQKPKLNMDDGTFSSNSSTIDWKYRKDGRLHREDNPFYNGTLKNKMVKNLVTGKMEPKYKITGANSMDRPIEEKEQLKSIKKQRAHAFSPSFSATAFLTDHSRAWIRYMQYSRMPSIFETTVGFSASAGSVATYDRALKAEKAKNIEIGYAYDLSHLFDNEVKSDVKLSYYHNVTKNVIDRDTNFSFIQFDKRTLEGIELQSRFDNGQYFADFGVEYHLKNKVCDADTANMLDPILQRVPNCITAGFPMGYLRTQLQPKYSITANLGGRFFDRKLELGTRWLYHSKAKNKDENRLYEIDQKDGFVSGLGMNNPMYWQPVLTVDAYAKYKYSKNVTLEFVGTNLTDRYYLDPMTRSMIPAPGRTFKLGLTASF; encoded by the coding sequence ATGAAAAAAAATTTGTGTTTGAATTTTATATCGACTGTACTTATCGTAACAAGTACTTCAGCACAGGCTGTTGATATTCTTAATAACCAATCATCAACACTAGGCACGATAACTGTTACAGATAAAGCAGAAAGTATTGATGAGCAAAAAAAAGATGAAGTTTATCAGCGTGATATTACCAATATGTACGCCGATAAAGAAACCGTTGAGCGTTATAAAGGTGCTGCACCAGCCGATTTATTCCAAGGGTTTAATGGTGTTTATAGTGGTGACGCTCGCAACAGTGGTGCAGTTGACCCCAATATTCGTGGTATTCAAGGGCAAGGAAGAATTCCTGTTACTGTTGATGGTACAGAGCAAGCCGTAACAACGTGGCGGGGCTATAATGGTGCAAATAACCGAAATTATCTTGATCCTAATTTAATTAGCGGAATTACTGTTGAAAAGGGCCCTTCTACTGCTTCTGGCAATATGTCTGGTATTGGTGGAGCAGTTAAAATGCGAACTATTGATGTCGATGATATTGTGAAAGAAGGAGAAAAATTTGGAGCTGAATTAAAGTTAGAAACGAGTAACAATTCTGTAAAAGAAAGAATACCAGATTATCAATGGGGAGAGGATTATCGCTTAACAGGTAATCCTGATATATTTGGTGATTTCTCACCAGTCACGCTTGTGGAACCGAAGAAAAAAGGTAAATTTTTTAAAGATAATGCAGTTCGTTTAGCGGTTGCGGTTAAAGAAGATAAATATGATTTCTTAGCTGCTTATAGCTATCGTTCTAAAGGAAACTATTTAGCAGGGAAAGGTGGTTATCATAAATATGAAGGGAAAATCAATGACAAATGGGGGCGAGAATTATCTCAGATCGAGCCTAATTTACCGTTTGCCGCTTCAGTTTATAAACCGCATACTGAAATTCCAAATACATCCAATGAAATGAAGTCTTATTTATTAAAAGGCTCACTAAAATTAACAGATAATCAAAGAATTAAACTTGGTTATCGTCATACTGATATTAATTATGGCGAGATTATGCCATCACGTTTAGATTTTAAAAGCTTTGTTGGTTGGGTTCCACAATGGCCTTTAGCGCATGTAAAACAAGATGCTGTTAATGTAAATTATAATTTTAATCCTGATAATCCATATATTAATTTAAAAGCAGGAGTTTGGTATAACAAAACCATTAGTGATACCAATACCTCAGGTGGAAATCCACGTGAACCCGCAGGTGAACCAGATTGGGGAAAAGATAGCTGGTTTATAAGAGTTTCAAATGAGTGTTTTCGTGGGTATCACCCTAATAGTGACCCACATCATCAGTTTGATTATGATAAGGAATGCGTAAAAAAAATTGGGGCTGAGGCTGCGAAAAAAAATCCAAATACCAATGGTCAATATAGTTATGTTAATGCTGCAAAAGTAAATGCATATAACACGCGAAAAGGCTTTAATATTAGTAATAAAATGGAGTTAACAGATAAACTGAGTGTAACTGTATCTGGTTCTTTCCAACAAGAAAAATTAACCAGTAATCACTTAAAAGAAACCGCAAATCCAAGCTCAACGTGGGAAAGCCCTCCTCGTTTAGGTCGTCGTCAAGAATGGGATATTACAACTAATTTTAACTATCGCCCAACAGATTGGTTAATTTTAACTGCAGGCGGTCGTTATAATGAATATTGGTCTTATGATGATTATTTAGATAAATTATTAAAAGAAGATAAGTTATACAAAAATGAAGATGGCTCTCCTCGTTATATGACGGAAGGAAAACGCTTTAATTATTCAGAGCTTTTTTCTCAAGAAGATTTAGATAAATACAACGAAATTACAGAAAAACAAAATGAATATAAGTCAATGAAAGGTAAGAATGGTTATTTAGTTATTAAACCTAAAGTTAGAATAAATGGACGTAGAAGAAAGAATCCAGACTTTGATCCTGATATTCATCGTGCATATCGTGATTTAGGTAAGCAAAAACCTAAACTAAATATGGATGATGGTACTTTTTCAAGTAATTCATCAACGATTGACTGGAAATACAGAAAAGATGGTCGTTTACATCGAGAAGATAATCCTTTCTATAATGGTACCTTAAAAAATAAAATGGTTAAAAATTTAGTTACTGGGAAAATGGAACCAAAGTATAAAATTACTGGTGCAAATTCAATGGATAGACCAATTGAAGAAAAGGAACAATTAAAATCAATAAAAAAACAACGTGCTCACGCATTTAGTCCTTCATTTTCTGCTACAGCATTTTTAACAGATCATTCCCGTGCTTGGATTCGTTATATGCAATATAGCCGTATGCCAAGTATTTTTGAAACAACGGTTGGTTTTTCTGCATCCGCAGGCAGTGTGGCAACTTATGATCGAGCATTAAAAGCTGAAAAAGCTAAAAATATTGAAATTGGTTATGCTTATGATTTATCACATTTATTTGATAATGAGGTGAAATCGGATGTTAAATTAAGTTATTACCATAACGTCACTAAAAATGTCATTGATCGTGATACCAATTTTAGTTTTATACAATTTGATAAACGAACTCTAGAAGGTATTGAATTACAAAGTCGTTTTGATAATGGACAATATTTTGCTGATTTTGGGGTTGAATATCATTTAAAAAATAAGGTGTGCGATGCAGATACAGCAAATATGTTAGATCCAATCTTACAACGAGTACCGAATTGTATTACTGCGGGTTTCCCTATGGGCTATTTAAGAACTCAACTTCAACCAAAATACTCTATTACTGCGAATTTAGGCGGACGTTTCTTTGATCGTAAGTTAGAGCTTGGCACTCGTTGGTTATATCACAGCAAAGCGAAGAATAAAGATGAAAATCGCTTGTATGAAATTGATCAAAAAGATGGTTTTGTAAGCGGTTTAGGAATGAATAATCCAATGTATTGGCAACCAGTGTTAACGGTGGATGCCTATGCAAAATATAAATATTCAAAAAATGTAACATTAGAGTTTGTGGGAACAAACTTAACTGATCGTTACTATCTTGATCCTATGACTCGTTCAATGATCCCAGCACCGGGAAGAACCTTTAAATTAGGATTAACCGCAAGTTTTTAA
- the mutL gene encoding DNA mismatch repair endonuclease MutL, with amino-acid sequence MTQTHLINILPPQLANQIAAGEVVERPASVVKELVENSLDAGATNIQIDIEKGGSQLIRIRDNGCGIAKVDLELALARHATSKIASLEDLEAILSLGFRGEALASISSVSRLTLTSRPENQTEAWQAYAQGRDMAVEIQLASHPVGTTIEVANLFFNTPARRKFLRTDKTEFSHIDEVVRRIALAKPSITFTLTHNDKKIRHYRGIAQHNLEQQQKRVAAICGENFIQNSVHLDWQHGDLHLQGWIGSPTIARTQNDLNYSYVNGRMMRDKTINHAIRQAYGDLLAKDCYPSFVLFLDLDASQVDVNVHPAKHEVRFHQGRLVHDFIYQGIANALQEQVNLPLTDNQVNEPIPSYTKDTNRAAAGKNIFAERYQEQYQENYSQGLSFQRPSSSYTSPSVSKSSQRLYGELLQSGSEISRPSEMKRSDFSENLPKMDNLQKTAEITPLTQSSSDYIQALAIVKNKALLLKKQESFYLVPLKKLAELKLQAELKKTETKVLLIPLSLTLDEPQTIAWQQCEQQLTMLGFEIIEKHWQGQTRLTINKVPQCLREQNLQQLLLNLFNQQAVSLSEFFAKNCVNHTACNLSDCITQLAEIEQNLMTKQQLEQSYIEVDFGQFLE; translated from the coding sequence ATGACACAAACACACCTTATCAATATTTTGCCCCCTCAACTTGCCAACCAAATTGCGGCGGGGGAAGTGGTGGAGCGACCAGCTTCTGTGGTTAAAGAATTAGTAGAAAATAGCCTTGATGCAGGGGCGACTAATATTCAAATTGATATTGAAAAAGGCGGATCGCAGTTGATCCGAATTCGTGATAATGGCTGTGGTATTGCAAAGGTGGATCTGGAATTAGCCCTCGCTCGTCACGCCACCAGTAAAATTGCGAGCCTTGAAGATTTAGAGGCGATTTTAAGTTTAGGTTTTCGTGGCGAAGCGTTGGCAAGTATCAGTTCGGTGTCTCGTTTAACTCTCACATCACGCCCTGAAAATCAAACGGAAGCGTGGCAAGCCTATGCACAAGGGCGAGATATGGCGGTGGAAATTCAGCTTGCCTCACACCCTGTCGGCACAACCATTGAAGTGGCAAATTTGTTTTTTAATACGCCTGCTAGACGTAAATTTTTACGTACCGATAAAACAGAATTTAGCCATATTGATGAAGTAGTTCGTCGTATTGCATTGGCAAAACCAAGCATTACCTTTACCTTGACCCATAACGATAAAAAAATTCGCCATTATCGTGGCATTGCTCAGCACAATTTAGAGCAACAGCAAAAGCGTGTGGCGGCAATTTGTGGTGAGAATTTTATTCAAAATAGCGTGCATTTAGATTGGCAACACGGGGATCTTCATTTGCAAGGTTGGATCGGCTCGCCTACGATCGCAAGAACGCAAAATGATCTCAATTACAGCTATGTAAACGGCAGAATGATGCGTGATAAAACCATCAACCACGCTATCCGTCAGGCTTACGGCGATTTACTCGCCAAAGATTGTTACCCAAGTTTTGTGCTATTTTTGGATTTAGATGCAAGCCAAGTGGATGTGAACGTTCACCCTGCGAAACACGAAGTACGTTTTCATCAAGGACGACTCGTACACGATTTTATTTATCAAGGTATTGCAAATGCTCTGCAAGAGCAAGTAAATTTACCCTTAACAGATAATCAAGTGAATGAACCGATTCCAAGTTACACCAAAGATACCAACCGAGCCGCAGCAGGCAAAAATATTTTTGCGGAGCGATACCAAGAGCAGTATCAAGAAAATTATTCACAGGGACTGAGTTTTCAAAGACCGTCAAGTTCTTATACTTCACCAAGTGTAAGTAAATCCTCACAACGTCTTTATGGCGAGTTATTACAAAGTGGCTCGGAAATCTCTCGACCTTCGGAAATGAAGCGGTCGGATTTTAGTGAAAATTTACCAAAAATGGATAATTTGCAAAAAACCGCAGAAATCACACCGCTTACACAATCAAGTTCTGATTATATTCAAGCCCTTGCGATTGTGAAAAATAAAGCCTTGTTGTTGAAGAAACAAGAGTCCTTTTATTTAGTACCGTTAAAAAAATTAGCAGAATTAAAATTACAAGCTGAGCTGAAAAAAACAGAAACCAAAGTCTTGTTGATCCCATTAAGTTTAACCCTCGATGAACCTCAAACTATTGCGTGGCAACAATGTGAGCAACAACTTACTATGCTTGGTTTTGAAATTATTGAAAAACACTGGCAAGGACAAACTCGCTTAACCATCAACAAAGTGCCACAATGTTTACGAGAGCAAAATTTACAACAATTATTACTCAATTTATTCAATCAACAAGCGGTCAGTTTAAGTGAATTTTTTGCAAAAAATTGTGTCAATCACACCGCTTGTAATTTAAGTGATTGCATTACCCAACTCGCAGAAATTGAGCAAAATTTAATGACCAAACAACAGCTAGAACAAAGTTATATTGAAGTGGATTTTGGACAGTTTTTGGAATAA